A genomic stretch from Zeimonas sediminis includes:
- a CDS encoding branched-chain amino acid ABC transporter permease: MNTDLLLQLIVNGVIIGTLYGVVAMCFVLIYKSTQIVNFAQGEFLLVGAWTCWWLLTSMEVPFWLGFPITLAFMAVFGVLLQVIVLRPLIGEPIISVIMVTIGLSIFFQAMMKWMFGVWAKPFPEVFAAKSVNVLGLNVQTPYIMSMAISLVIMAGFAWFFKFSRMGLAMRATAFNQQVAQSLGISVKTVFAAAWAISAVVSALAGVVVGMVNGVSSALSFFGIKVFPAVILGGLDSIVGAIVGGLIIGVLENLAEFVDSQYLNLGNLYTVAPFYALIVILMIKPYGLFGTKQIERI, from the coding sequence ATGAACACCGATCTCCTGCTCCAGCTGATCGTCAACGGCGTGATCATCGGCACGCTGTACGGCGTGGTGGCGATGTGCTTCGTGCTGATCTACAAGTCGACGCAGATCGTGAACTTCGCACAGGGCGAGTTCCTGCTGGTCGGCGCGTGGACCTGCTGGTGGCTGCTCACCAGCATGGAGGTGCCGTTCTGGCTGGGCTTCCCGATCACGCTGGCCTTCATGGCCGTGTTCGGCGTGCTGCTGCAGGTGATCGTGCTCAGGCCGCTGATCGGCGAGCCGATCATCTCGGTGATCATGGTCACGATCGGCCTGTCGATCTTCTTCCAGGCGATGATGAAGTGGATGTTCGGCGTGTGGGCGAAGCCCTTCCCCGAGGTCTTCGCGGCCAAGTCGGTGAACGTGCTCGGCCTGAACGTGCAGACGCCCTACATCATGTCGATGGCGATCTCGCTGGTGATCATGGCCGGCTTCGCCTGGTTCTTCAAGTTCTCGCGCATGGGGCTGGCGATGCGCGCCACCGCCTTCAACCAGCAGGTCGCGCAGAGCCTCGGCATCTCGGTCAAGACGGTGTTCGCGGCGGCCTGGGCGATCTCGGCGGTCGTCTCGGCGCTGGCCGGCGTGGTCGTCGGCATGGTCAACGGAGTGTCCTCGGCGCTGTCCTTCTTCGGGATCAAGGTCTTCCCGGCGGTGATCCTCGGCGGGCTGGACTCGATCGTCGGCGCGATCGTCGGCGGGCTGATCATCGGCGTGCTCGAGAACCTGGCCGAGTTCGTCGACAGCCAGTACCTGAACCTCGGCAACCTGTACACGGTGGCGCCCTTCTACGCGCTGATCGTGATCCTGATGATCAAGCCCTACGGCCTGTTCGGCACGAAGCAGATCGAGAGGATCTGA
- a CDS encoding long-chain fatty acid--CoA ligase encodes MQAEHGDVARHDTLPKLLLNNAERWPGEVAMREKEFGIWNEFTWADYRDRVKEIALGLIALGVRRGEVVSYIGKNRPEMVWSEVAIHAVGCMSLGVYHDAMPQEVAYLVDYAEVRVVLAEDEEQVDKLLEVAENSKSIEKIVYFDPRGMRKYSDPRLVGWDELKAMAAALEAREPSRFADEVALGKAEDVAILCTTSGTTSNPKLAMLQAGPFLGHCAAYLEVDPKLPTDNYVSVLPLPWIMEQIYAVAQPLISRITVNFVEEPETMMADLREIGPTFVLLAPRVWEQIAADVRARMMDATRFKQKMFELGMKLGLQALDQKRRSWLAELILFRPLRDRLGFTFLKSAATGGAALGPETFRFFQAMGVPLRQIYGQTELAGAYTIHRPDDVDFDTVGLPFGNTELRIDQPDRNGVGEIVARTSGMFLGFYRNEEATKADVREGWMYTGDAGYIKKENGHLVVIDRVKDLATTSTGTRFSPQFIENKLKFSPFIAEAVILGHDRPYLAAIVCIRYSIVSKWAEQRSIAFTNYTSLSSRPEVYRLLREEVEKVNATLPEPQRVRKFVLLYKELDADDGELTRTRKVRRNVIADKYADIIDAIYGDTPMVHVDTVIRFQDGTTSRIQTDLVVEKLLETGAAGPAAAQAGPAERAA; translated from the coding sequence ATGCAAGCCGAGCACGGCGACGTCGCCCGTCACGACACCCTTCCGAAGCTGCTGCTGAACAACGCCGAGCGGTGGCCCGGCGAGGTCGCGATGCGCGAGAAGGAATTCGGCATCTGGAACGAGTTCACCTGGGCCGACTACCGCGACCGGGTCAAGGAGATCGCGCTCGGATTGATCGCGCTGGGCGTCAGGCGCGGCGAGGTCGTCAGCTACATCGGCAAGAACCGGCCCGAGATGGTCTGGAGCGAGGTCGCGATCCACGCGGTCGGCTGCATGTCGCTCGGCGTCTACCACGATGCGATGCCCCAGGAGGTCGCCTACCTGGTCGACTACGCCGAGGTGCGGGTCGTGCTTGCCGAGGACGAGGAGCAGGTCGACAAGCTGCTCGAGGTCGCCGAGAACTCGAAGAGCATCGAGAAGATCGTCTACTTCGACCCGCGGGGCATGCGCAAGTACAGCGACCCGCGCCTGGTGGGCTGGGACGAGCTCAAGGCGATGGCCGCCGCGCTGGAGGCCCGCGAGCCCTCGCGCTTCGCCGATGAGGTCGCGCTCGGCAAGGCCGAGGACGTCGCCATTCTCTGCACCACCTCGGGCACCACCTCCAATCCCAAGCTGGCGATGCTGCAGGCGGGGCCCTTCCTCGGCCACTGCGCGGCCTACCTCGAGGTCGACCCGAAGCTGCCCACCGACAACTACGTGTCGGTGCTGCCGCTGCCCTGGATCATGGAGCAGATCTACGCGGTGGCCCAGCCGCTGATCTCGCGGATCACGGTCAACTTCGTCGAGGAGCCCGAGACGATGATGGCCGACCTGCGCGAGATCGGGCCCACCTTCGTGCTGCTCGCGCCTCGCGTCTGGGAGCAGATCGCGGCCGACGTGCGCGCCCGCATGATGGACGCCACGCGCTTCAAGCAGAAGATGTTCGAGCTGGGCATGAAGCTCGGCCTGCAGGCGCTGGACCAGAAGCGCCGCTCCTGGCTCGCCGAGCTGATCCTGTTCCGGCCGCTGCGCGACCGGCTCGGCTTCACCTTCCTGAAGTCGGCCGCCACCGGCGGAGCGGCGCTCGGCCCCGAGACCTTCCGCTTCTTCCAGGCGATGGGCGTGCCGCTGCGCCAGATCTACGGCCAGACCGAGCTCGCCGGCGCCTACACGATCCACCGGCCCGACGACGTCGACTTCGACACCGTGGGCCTGCCCTTCGGCAACACCGAGCTTCGCATCGACCAGCCCGACCGGAACGGCGTGGGCGAGATCGTCGCGCGCACCTCGGGCATGTTCCTCGGCTTCTACCGCAACGAGGAGGCCACGAAGGCCGACGTCCGCGAGGGCTGGATGTACACCGGCGACGCCGGCTACATCAAGAAGGAGAACGGCCACCTGGTCGTGATCGACCGGGTCAAGGACCTCGCCACGACGTCCACCGGCACCCGCTTCTCGCCACAGTTCATCGAGAACAAGCTGAAGTTCTCGCCGTTCATCGCCGAGGCGGTCATCCTCGGCCACGACCGGCCGTACCTGGCCGCGATCGTCTGCATCCGCTACTCGATCGTTTCGAAGTGGGCCGAGCAGCGCAGCATCGCGTTCACCAACTACACCAGCCTGTCGTCGAGGCCCGAGGTCTACCGGCTGCTGCGCGAAGAGGTCGAGAAGGTCAACGCCACGCTGCCGGAGCCGCAGCGGGTGCGCAAGTTCGTGCTTCTCTACAAGGAGCTCGACGCCGACGACGGCGAGCTCACCCGCACCCGCAAGGTCCGGCGCAACGTGATCGCCGACAAGTACGCGGACATCATCGACGCGATCTACGGCGACACGCCGATGGTGCACGTCGACACGGTCATCCGTTTCCAGGACGGCACCACGTCGCGGATCCAGACCGACCTGGTGGTCGAGAAGCTGCTCGAAACCGGCGCCGCCGGACCCGCGGCCGCGCAGGCCGGGCCCGCCGAGCGGGCCGCGTAG
- a CDS encoding phenylacetate--CoA ligase family protein, translated as MTQHYDELETRSAEAREGALMARLPGLVAHATARARGWRERLAGVDPREIDSRKALARLPVLRKGDLKALQEADPPFGGFVTLEPGRLGRLFMSPGPIFDPEGAGDDPWRVARALHAAGIRAGHVVQNCFGYHLTPGAWMVDGGARKLGCAVIPAGIGNTEQQIDLIRTLRPDAYVGTPSFLRIIVEKARELGLDISNLKRALVAAEALPPSLRGWFREQGIETVLQWYGTADLGMVAYESEAMEGMILDEDLILEIVRPGTGDPVPDGEVGEIVVTSFNPVYPMIRFGTGDLSAVMRGPSPCGRTNVRIRGWLGRADQTTKVRGMFVHPGQVQQIVQRHPGVARARLVVEGEMANDRMTLRCEADDAAVAAAGGGDALAAALAESVREVTKLRGEVALVAPGSLPNDGKVIEDARKYD; from the coding sequence ATGACCCAGCACTACGACGAACTCGAGACCCGTTCGGCCGAGGCGCGCGAAGGCGCATTGATGGCGCGGCTGCCGGGCCTGGTCGCGCACGCCACGGCCAGGGCGCGAGGCTGGCGCGAGCGGCTCGCCGGCGTGGACCCGCGCGAGATCGATTCGCGCAAGGCGCTGGCGCGCCTGCCTGTGCTGCGCAAGGGCGACCTGAAGGCGCTGCAGGAGGCCGACCCGCCCTTCGGCGGCTTCGTCACCCTGGAGCCGGGGCGGCTCGGGCGCCTGTTCATGTCGCCGGGGCCGATCTTCGACCCAGAGGGGGCGGGCGACGACCCGTGGCGGGTCGCGCGCGCGCTGCACGCCGCCGGCATCCGCGCCGGCCACGTGGTGCAGAACTGTTTCGGCTACCACCTGACGCCTGGCGCCTGGATGGTCGACGGCGGCGCCCGCAAGCTGGGCTGCGCGGTGATCCCGGCCGGCATCGGCAACACCGAGCAGCAGATCGACCTGATCCGCACGCTCAGGCCCGATGCCTACGTCGGCACGCCTTCGTTCCTGAGGATCATCGTCGAGAAGGCGCGCGAGCTGGGCCTCGACATCTCGAACCTGAAGCGCGCGCTGGTCGCGGCCGAGGCGCTGCCGCCGAGCCTGCGCGGCTGGTTCCGCGAGCAGGGCATCGAGACCGTGCTGCAGTGGTACGGCACGGCAGACCTCGGCATGGTGGCCTACGAGTCCGAGGCGATGGAGGGCATGATCCTCGACGAGGACCTGATCCTCGAGATCGTGCGGCCCGGCACCGGCGATCCGGTGCCCGACGGCGAGGTCGGCGAGATCGTCGTCACCAGCTTCAACCCGGTCTACCCGATGATCCGCTTCGGAACCGGCGACCTGTCGGCCGTGATGCGCGGACCTTCGCCCTGCGGCCGCACCAACGTGCGCATTCGCGGCTGGCTCGGCCGCGCCGACCAGACCACCAAGGTGCGCGGCATGTTCGTTCACCCCGGCCAGGTCCAGCAGATCGTGCAGCGCCATCCGGGCGTGGCGCGCGCGCGGCTGGTCGTCGAGGGCGAGATGGCCAACGACCGGATGACGCTCAGGTGCGAAGCCGACGACGCTGCGGTGGCCGCGGCCGGCGGCGGCGACGCGCTGGCGGCGGCGCTCGCCGAGTCGGTGCGCGAGGTGACCAAGCTGCGCGGCGAGGTCGCGCTGGTGGCTCCCGGCAGCCTGCCCAACGACGGCAAGGTGATCGAGGACGCGCGCAAGTACGATTGA
- a CDS encoding Crp/Fnr family transcriptional regulator, which produces MRQLDAPQQERVRRDLIERTVPAGAFVCRKGEPIEHWFGVVDGLVKISSVSADGKSVTFIGVPPGGWFGEGSLLKDEPRRYDAIALRDSRIALMPRATFQWLLDSSIPFNRYLLMQLNERLGQLIATLESDRLLGPDARVARCLAQMFNPLLYPELGPRLEISQGELGFLTGLSRQRVNQALQLLSRRGLLTVEYGSVTVLSLDELRTFEE; this is translated from the coding sequence ATGCGGCAGCTCGACGCGCCGCAGCAGGAACGGGTTCGCCGCGACCTGATCGAGCGGACCGTGCCGGCCGGCGCCTTCGTCTGCCGCAAGGGCGAGCCGATCGAGCACTGGTTCGGCGTGGTCGACGGCCTGGTCAAGATCAGCAGCGTGTCCGCCGACGGCAAGTCGGTGACCTTCATCGGCGTGCCGCCCGGGGGCTGGTTCGGCGAGGGCTCGCTGCTGAAGGACGAGCCCCGCCGCTACGACGCGATCGCGCTGCGCGACAGCCGGATCGCGCTGATGCCGCGCGCCACCTTCCAGTGGCTGCTGGACTCCAGCATCCCGTTCAACCGCTACCTGCTGATGCAGCTGAACGAGCGGCTCGGCCAGCTGATCGCAACGCTGGAGTCCGACCGGCTGCTCGGCCCCGACGCGCGCGTCGCCCGCTGCCTGGCGCAGATGTTCAACCCACTGCTCTACCCGGAACTGGGGCCCAGGCTGGAGATCTCGCAGGGCGAGTTGGGCTTCCTGACCGGGCTGTCGCGCCAGCGGGTGAACCAGGCGCTGCAGCTGCTATCGCGGCGCGGCCTGCTGACCGTGGAGTACGGGTCGGTCACCGTCCTGTCCCTGGACGAGCTGCGCACCTTCGAGGAATGA
- a CDS encoding ABC transporter ATP-binding protein, producing the protein MAQAESAVADAAPAEAVAAGKKAAAKPPILTVNNIEVVYDEVILVLRGVSLEVPEGEIVALLGPNGAGKSTTLKAISGLLRTEDGEVTRGNVSFMGEDIANMAPEDIVRKGIFQVMEGRRIVEDMTVVENLRLGAYTRRDNGIKRDLDMVFDFFPRLRERTGLAGYLSGGEQQMLAISRALMARPKMILLDEPSMGLSPLLVKEVFDIIRQLNKELGITILLVEQNARMALKAASYGYIMESGKIVLDGPQEDLINNEDVKEFYLGGGEHERKSFKNLKSYKRRKRWL; encoded by the coding sequence ATGGCGCAAGCCGAATCCGCCGTGGCCGACGCGGCCCCGGCAGAAGCCGTGGCGGCCGGGAAGAAGGCCGCCGCGAAGCCCCCTATCCTGACGGTCAACAACATCGAGGTCGTCTACGACGAGGTGATCCTCGTGCTGCGCGGCGTCAGCCTGGAGGTGCCCGAGGGCGAGATCGTCGCGCTGCTCGGGCCCAACGGCGCCGGCAAGTCGACCACGCTGAAGGCGATCTCGGGGCTGCTGCGCACCGAGGACGGCGAGGTCACCCGCGGCAACGTCAGCTTCATGGGCGAGGACATCGCCAACATGGCGCCCGAGGACATCGTGCGCAAGGGCATCTTCCAGGTCATGGAGGGGCGCCGGATCGTCGAGGACATGACGGTCGTCGAGAACCTGCGGCTCGGCGCGTACACGCGCCGCGACAACGGGATCAAGCGCGACCTCGACATGGTGTTCGACTTCTTCCCGAGGCTGCGCGAGCGCACCGGCCTGGCCGGCTACCTGTCGGGCGGCGAGCAGCAGATGCTCGCGATCAGCCGCGCGCTGATGGCCAGGCCGAAGATGATTCTGCTCGATGAGCCGTCGATGGGCCTGTCGCCGCTGCTGGTCAAGGAGGTCTTCGACATCATCCGGCAGCTGAACAAGGAGCTCGGGATCACGATCCTGCTTGTCGAGCAGAACGCGCGGATGGCGCTGAAGGCGGCCAGCTATGGCTACATCATGGAGTCCGGGAAGATCGTCCTGGACGGCCCGCAGGAAGACCTGATCAACAACGAGGACGTCAAGGAATTCTACCTGGGCGGCGGCGAGCACGAGCGCAAGTCGTTCAAGAACCTGAAGTCCTACAAGCGGCGCAAGCGCTGGCTTTGA
- a CDS encoding ABC transporter substrate-binding protein, translated as MKTTVFAAAAAALALGAGGASAADPLFVGALVDYTGPTSDVGKVYGQGVADALAWINKQGGVAGRQLKFEVVDYSYNAPRAIATYKKWVGTDKAIAIQGWGTADTEALVGFLANDKVPYYSASYSGHLTDPTGKGPKGAKPAPYNFFYGPSYTDGCRALVQWAAGDAKQKGIAKPKFVHMGDNHPFPNAPKAACGEYAQELGFEVMPAIQYSLRPGDFKAQCLSLKDSGAQYAFLANTGGSTISLLKSCETVGVKTQFLGNVWAMDENALKTAGDAADGVMFVVGGADWKSDAPGMKTVREISKISDASGNEYRAVHYMRGICSVFYMRDAMAASAKMNGGITGPNIKAAMEQMKDHVPAELQGVCIPSTWTAEDHRGTTKVFIYRANSKGGQQSISKAGEADIPRKPEWLGW; from the coding sequence ATGAAGACCACCGTTTTCGCCGCCGCGGCCGCCGCGCTGGCGCTCGGCGCCGGCGGCGCCTCGGCCGCCGACCCGCTCTTCGTCGGCGCCCTCGTCGACTACACCGGGCCCACCTCCGACGTGGGCAAGGTCTACGGGCAGGGCGTGGCCGACGCGCTCGCCTGGATCAACAAGCAGGGCGGCGTGGCCGGTCGCCAGCTGAAGTTCGAGGTCGTCGACTACAGCTACAACGCGCCGCGCGCGATCGCCACCTACAAGAAGTGGGTGGGCACCGACAAGGCGATCGCGATCCAGGGCTGGGGCACGGCCGACACCGAGGCGCTGGTCGGCTTCCTCGCCAACGACAAGGTGCCCTACTACTCGGCCTCGTATTCGGGCCACCTGACCGACCCGACCGGCAAGGGCCCGAAGGGCGCCAAGCCCGCTCCGTACAACTTCTTCTACGGCCCCTCGTACACCGACGGCTGCCGCGCGCTGGTGCAGTGGGCGGCCGGCGACGCCAAGCAGAAGGGCATCGCCAAGCCCAAGTTCGTGCACATGGGCGACAACCATCCGTTCCCGAACGCGCCCAAGGCGGCCTGCGGCGAGTACGCGCAGGAGCTCGGCTTCGAGGTGATGCCGGCGATCCAGTATTCGCTGCGCCCCGGCGACTTCAAGGCCCAGTGCCTGAGCCTCAAGGATTCCGGCGCGCAGTACGCGTTCCTGGCCAACACCGGCGGCTCGACGATCTCCCTGCTGAAGTCCTGCGAGACGGTCGGCGTGAAGACGCAGTTCCTCGGCAACGTCTGGGCGATGGACGAGAACGCGCTGAAGACCGCGGGCGACGCGGCCGACGGCGTGATGTTCGTGGTCGGCGGCGCCGACTGGAAGTCCGACGCGCCGGGCATGAAGACCGTGCGCGAGATCTCGAAGATCTCCGATGCGTCGGGCAACGAGTACCGGGCCGTCCACTACATGCGCGGCATCTGCTCGGTCTTCTACATGCGCGACGCGATGGCGGCCTCGGCCAAGATGAACGGCGGCATCACCGGCCCGAACATCAAGGCGGCCATGGAGCAGATGAAGGACCACGTGCCGGCCGAGCTGCAGGGCGTGTGCATCCCGTCGACCTGGACTGCCGAGGACCACCGCGGCACCACCAAGGTCTTCATCTACCGCGCCAACTCGAAGGGCGGCCAGCAGTCGATCTCGAAGGCCGGCGAGGCGGACATCCCGCGCAAGCCCGAGTGGCTCGGGTGGTAA
- a CDS encoding SDR family oxidoreductase: protein MFEKDLLNGHRILVTGGGTGLGRAMSERFLQLGANVVICGRRKAVLDEAAAQMMREHGGEVRTFGLDIRDAQAVEAMVDEIFAERPLTGLVNNAAGNFISPTEALSSRAFDAIANIVFHGTFYVTNAVGRHWIDEARRAGGWKPGMPMNSVMSIIVTWVENGGPFVVPSAMSKAGIAAMTRSLATEWARYGIRLNAVGPGEIPTEGMSKRLNPGEEPGARSRAMNPMRRPGSMAELQNLAAFLMSGGCDWLTGQLIFMDGGNYLANGGNFYPLRDWTEDQWREARERIEAQNARDRSQRG, encoded by the coding sequence ATGTTCGAGAAGGATCTCCTGAACGGCCACCGGATCCTGGTGACCGGCGGCGGCACCGGCCTGGGCCGGGCGATGAGCGAGCGCTTCCTGCAACTGGGCGCGAACGTCGTCATCTGCGGCCGCCGCAAGGCGGTGCTCGACGAGGCCGCCGCGCAGATGATGCGCGAGCACGGCGGCGAGGTCCGGACCTTCGGCCTCGACATCCGCGACGCGCAGGCGGTCGAGGCGATGGTCGACGAGATCTTCGCCGAGCGCCCGCTGACCGGCCTGGTCAACAACGCGGCCGGCAACTTCATCAGCCCGACCGAGGCGCTTTCCTCGCGCGCCTTCGACGCGATCGCGAACATCGTCTTCCACGGCACCTTCTACGTGACCAACGCGGTGGGCCGGCACTGGATCGACGAGGCGCGGCGCGCCGGCGGCTGGAAGCCGGGCATGCCGATGAACTCGGTGATGTCGATCATCGTCACCTGGGTCGAGAACGGCGGGCCCTTCGTCGTGCCGTCCGCGATGAGCAAGGCCGGCATCGCGGCGATGACCCGCTCGCTCGCAACCGAGTGGGCGCGCTACGGCATCCGGCTCAACGCGGTCGGCCCCGGGGAGATCCCGACCGAGGGCATGAGCAAGCGGCTGAACCCGGGAGAGGAGCCGGGCGCGCGCTCGCGAGCGATGAACCCGATGCGCAGGCCGGGCAGCATGGCCGAGCTGCAGAACCTGGCCGCCTTCCTGATGTCGGGCGGCTGCGACTGGCTGACCGGCCAACTGATCTTCATGGACGGCGGCAACTACCTGGCCAACGGCGGCAACTTCTACCCGCTGCGCGACTGGACGGAGGACCAGTGGCGCGAGGCGCGCGAGCGGATCGAGGCGCAGAACGCGAGGGACCGCTCGCAGCGGGGCTAG
- a CDS encoding branched-chain amino acid ABC transporter permease: MATTSSALIPCGQFKTSYRKDTTIFPTPASRAFAIAAVILLCIAPLKIGGTELLSPYQLNLLIQIGYYGIAALGLNILVGFTGQISLGHAAFFGFGAFASAWLNNKWGVPVFWAIPLAGVMTTLVGMLFGIPAARIKGLYLAIATFAAQFILEDFFARADWFTGGSSGTIAQSFSIFGYEITGDRHYFYVVLTYVVVLYLVGANLLRSRDGRAFVAVRDHYLSAEIMGINLTKYRVLSFGIAAFYAGVGGALFGHYLSFVSAESFTILLSIQFLGMIIIGGMGSVMGTLMGTAFMVLLPETIQAVSQSAGAFFPALTDGIAFLKEGAIGLAIVLFLIFEPDGLAHRWKMIKAYWKLYPFSY; this comes from the coding sequence ATGGCGACCACCTCTTCCGCGCTGATCCCCTGCGGGCAGTTCAAGACCAGCTACCGCAAGGACACGACGATCTTCCCGACGCCGGCCTCGCGCGCCTTCGCGATCGCGGCGGTGATCCTGCTGTGCATCGCGCCGCTGAAGATCGGCGGCACCGAGCTGCTGAGCCCATACCAGCTGAACCTGCTGATCCAGATCGGCTACTACGGCATCGCGGCGCTGGGCCTGAACATCCTGGTCGGCTTCACCGGCCAGATCTCGCTGGGCCATGCCGCCTTCTTCGGCTTCGGCGCCTTCGCCTCGGCGTGGCTCAACAACAAGTGGGGCGTGCCGGTGTTCTGGGCGATCCCGCTAGCCGGCGTGATGACCACGCTCGTCGGCATGCTGTTCGGCATCCCGGCCGCCCGGATCAAGGGTCTCTACCTGGCGATCGCCACCTTTGCCGCCCAGTTCATTCTCGAGGACTTCTTCGCCCGGGCCGACTGGTTCACCGGCGGCTCCTCGGGCACGATCGCGCAGTCGTTCAGCATCTTCGGCTACGAGATCACCGGCGACCGCCACTACTTCTACGTGGTGCTGACCTACGTCGTCGTGCTCTACCTGGTCGGTGCGAACCTGCTGCGCAGCCGCGACGGGCGCGCCTTCGTGGCGGTGCGCGACCACTACCTGTCGGCCGAGATCATGGGCATCAACCTGACCAAGTACAGGGTGCTGTCCTTCGGTATCGCGGCCTTCTATGCCGGCGTCGGCGGCGCGCTGTTCGGGCACTACCTGAGCTTCGTTTCTGCCGAGTCGTTCACGATCCTGCTGTCGATCCAGTTCCTGGGGATGATCATCATCGGCGGCATGGGCAGCGTGATGGGCACGCTGATGGGCACCGCCTTCATGGTGCTGCTGCCCGAGACGATCCAGGCCGTGTCCCAGTCGGCCGGCGCCTTCTTCCCGGCGCTCACCGACGGCATCGCCTTCCTCAAGGAGGGCGCGATCGGACTGGCCATCGTGCTGTTCCTGATCTTCGAGCCCGACGGGCTGGCCCACCGCTGGAAGATGATCAAGGCCTACTGGAAGCTCTACCCGTTCTCGTACTAG
- a CDS encoding GNAT family N-acetyltransferase, with product MNQFVSLEIRDSHDDDLGAIQAIYAHHVRHGGGSFELEPPDLVEMMRRRADVLRNGFPYLVAVSTEAGRERVVGYAYANYFRLRPAYRFTVENSIYIDPGAQRRGAGKRLLGELVARCEAAGLRQMVAVIGDSRNTGSIGLHAACGFRFAGVLRSTGWKFDRWLDTVMMQRDLGPGDRTPADPGR from the coding sequence ATGAACCAGTTCGTCAGCCTCGAGATACGCGACAGCCACGACGACGACCTCGGCGCGATCCAGGCGATCTACGCCCACCACGTGCGCCACGGCGGCGGCTCCTTCGAGCTGGAACCGCCCGACCTGGTCGAGATGATGCGCCGCCGCGCCGACGTGCTGCGCAACGGTTTCCCGTACCTGGTGGCGGTCAGCACCGAGGCGGGCCGCGAGCGGGTCGTCGGCTATGCCTACGCGAACTACTTCCGGCTGCGCCCCGCCTATCGCTTCACGGTGGAGAACTCGATCTACATCGATCCGGGCGCACAGCGCCGCGGGGCCGGCAAGCGCCTGCTCGGCGAGCTGGTCGCGCGCTGCGAGGCGGCCGGCCTGCGGCAGATGGTCGCGGTGATCGGCGACAGCCGGAACACCGGCTCGATCGGCCTGCACGCCGCCTGCGGCTTCCGCTTCGCGGGCGTGCTGCGCAGCACCGGCTGGAAGTTCGACCGCTGGCTGGACACGGTGATGATGCAGCGCGACCTCGGCCCGGGCGACCGCACGCCGGCCGATCCGGGGCGCTGA
- a CDS encoding ABC transporter ATP-binding protein, with translation MASESAPILQARDISLRFGGVQALTEVGFEVRPGELFSIIGPNGAGKTSMLNCISGRYSPTSGSVWFKGQDITRLTPNQRATLGLGRTFQNLALFSHMTVLDNIMVGRHHLLKNNFLTGGLYWFGGAQREELEHRRHVEDIIDFLEISHIRKAVAGTLSYGLRKRVELARAVAVKPDLILLDEPMAGMNLEEKEDMARYIVDLNEEWGMTVIMIEHDMGVVMDISHRVIVLDFGRKIADGLPDEIMNNEHVKRAYLGVEDDEAA, from the coding sequence TTGGCTAGCGAATCGGCGCCGATCCTGCAGGCGCGCGACATCTCGCTCAGGTTCGGCGGCGTGCAGGCCCTGACCGAGGTCGGCTTCGAAGTCCGGCCCGGCGAGTTGTTCTCGATCATCGGGCCCAACGGCGCCGGCAAGACCTCGATGCTCAACTGCATCTCGGGGCGCTATTCGCCGACCAGCGGAAGCGTGTGGTTCAAGGGGCAGGACATCACCCGCCTCACGCCCAACCAGCGGGCCACGCTGGGGCTCGGGCGCACCTTCCAGAACCTGGCGCTGTTCAGTCACATGACCGTGCTCGACAACATCATGGTCGGGCGCCATCACCTGCTCAAGAACAACTTCCTGACCGGCGGCCTCTACTGGTTCGGCGGCGCGCAGCGCGAGGAGCTCGAGCATCGCCGGCACGTCGAGGACATCATCGACTTCCTCGAGATCAGCCACATCCGCAAGGCGGTCGCCGGCACGCTGTCCTACGGCCTGCGCAAGCGGGTCGAACTGGCGCGCGCGGTCGCGGTCAAGCCGGACCTGATCCTGCTCGACGAGCCGATGGCCGGCATGAACCTCGAGGAAAAGGAGGACATGGCCCGCTACATCGTCGACCTCAACGAGGAGTGGGGGATGACGGTCATCATGATCGAGCACGACATGGGCGTGGTCATGGACATCTCCCACCGGGTCATCGTGCTGGACTTCGGCCGGAAGATCGCCGACGGCCTGCCCGACGAGATCATGAACAACGAGCACGTCAAGCGCGCCTACCTGGGCGTGGAAGACGACGAGGCCGCCTGA